ctacaaatatttgtttttctccattttgtaagaaatatcaagtggatacatgtatctatactcGGACATAAAAATCAGTCACTTGATAAAACATCAGAatagaaaacatacaaaacaaatgtagTAGTATTACAATCAACACAATACAAGTCTAAATAAGATAAAGAACACAGGTTGATTTAATACTAAAATTATGTttccatcaatataaaaaaaattgtcattaaaaaaaatgaaaataaagtatcaTCGACATCTTCCTATTATAGTCTTGATATGTAAGTTATGAGTGTCACAACATGACacaatgaaaactaaaaaaaaaaaacccgctttttcatatatttctatgtaCGGCTTAAAAACAACTTAAAATAACAATTCagtgttaaaaattgaaaacaaaatctgtGAGGTTCACATCTTCGTTACAAAATTGAACACGCAGTTTTGAAAAGAGCTGTTACTTGGCAATCCCCGATAATTTCCTTCTGGTTTTGAAACATTAAATGCATTTTCTGTATTTTCAATATTAACTTGCTCAGGAAGGATTGCACGAGTATCGGTTAATGGTTTGGGATCCTCAAGTTTTATCTGCTTATTAGATGGATTCAAAATGTTAGAGACATCTTTTAGCATAGAATCCGCAGGTCTTTTGTAGGTACGAACAGCCTTTTCCTAAAATGCTGTTAATATCTTGAACAGACAAATCCTTCAGGTTTGGTATAATTAAACCACTACCAATTTTAGAATTCTTCCAGTCTTCATAGACATTAACTGCCCATTTTGTGGCTTTCTATGGTTTTTGTTCTCAGCATCTTCAATAAGTGTATCTCAATTTCATTGTCTGTCATTTCTGCAAACCTTGATTCGACTCCTTGTTCCTGATCTTTAGGTTCTTCATTCTAAAATAAGATAATATCACATAATTTaacacaaatatttcatgaatgttccggatgagaacaattaaacaataaaactagTCGGAAGTTTCCGCAAATGATTATATCAAGGGTCTAAGaagcagatccagaactttttatttaAGGGGgagggctgactgacctaaaaggaggGGGCGcgggtcatgcttcagtgattccctatatataattaaccatttttttccacaaaagagGGACCCGGGACTCCATCCCTTGGATCCGTCTATGGGTCCACACCTCAAATCATGCAATAATGGGTCTGCGCGTGGCAGATAATTCTAAAAAAAGACGTACCTTGACATTTTGGATCTTTCCGTTTTCCGAAGGAACTTGCAACCATAGATCTAAGGCTAGTCCTACAATGTAGGTCAAATGAAACAGCTGATGTGTTGATTAAATCTCCAGATGCATTCTCATCCATCACATTACTAGGAAACTCTCCAAAAAAGTCCTCTATATTTACATTTCTCAGTTCCATTTCATCCTCCAATGTTTCTAATACTTGTGATAAGATCAT
This sequence is a window from Mytilus edulis chromosome 1, xbMytEdul2.2, whole genome shotgun sequence. Protein-coding genes within it:
- the LOC139494102 gene encoding uncharacterized protein, giving the protein MTSTIFPHKSHPPNKTLKWMDFNELSEDDMILSQVLETLEDEMELRNVNIEDFFGEFPSNVMDENASGDLINTSAVSFDLHCRTSLRSMVASSFGKRKDPKCQE